One genomic window of Magnolia sinica isolate HGM2019 chromosome 3, MsV1, whole genome shotgun sequence includes the following:
- the LOC131239120 gene encoding probable leucine-rich repeat receptor-like protein kinase At1g35710 has translation MFGWPSSQGKAFQQAPAEAFSNDEGLCCEVQGLSPCNSHLRNKKGQKIAIVIILPLLDMLLLLFGFAGISSIFHPRARDVENKVKGTSNRVLFSIWNYNRMIMNKDIIDTTEDFNEQYCIGMGGYGNVQAAEEPTVQVVAVKKIDPLESREIRMRKTLEVRGSLASIQSNDEKAMESDWVKKLKVIKGVAHAP, from the exons atgtttggatggccaTCTTCCCAAGGAAAAGCCTTTCAGCAGGCCCCAGCAGAGGCTTTCAGTAACGATGAAGGTTTATGCTGTGAAGTACAAGGTTTGTCACCCTGCAACTCCCATTTGAGAAACAAGAAAGGTCAGAAAATAGCGATTGTCATTATTCTTCCTCTTTTAGACATGCTGCTTCTTCTATTTGGATTCGCTGGAATTTCCTCCATTTTTCATCCTAGAGCAAGAGATGTAGAGAACAAGGTAAAAGGAACAAGCAATAGAGTTctattttcaatatggaattacAATAGGATGATCATGAACAAGGATATCATTGACACAACAGAGGATTTCAATGAACAATATTGCATTGGGATGGGAGGATATGGAAATGTGCAAGCAGCAGAGGAACCAACAGTTCAAGTAGTGGCTGTAAAGAAAATTGACCCATTGGAAAGCAGGGAGATAAGGATGAGAAAAACTTTAGAAGTGAG AGGAAGCTTAGCTAGTATTCAAAGCAATGATGAAAAAGCTATGGAATCGGACTGGGTGAAGAAGTTGAAGGTtattaaaggtgtggcccatgcaCCATGA